From the Oryza glaberrima chromosome 5, OglaRS2, whole genome shotgun sequence genome, one window contains:
- the LOC127774723 gene encoding uncharacterized protein LOC127774723, whose translation MAAWFKLGGSAVRAMGALRGSPPAMASVFTGGWLLGSSISSWQTLKVAEQQIDALAREQEEYLNKFEAKWVEELNRLKLEMMNELEESEERLNREIDVLKMMVRIAMEEKEMRMAMEEEAASPGPLQGESGDLGDV comes from the exons ATGGCGGCGTGGTTTAAGCTCGGTGGCTCCGCTGTGCGCGCCATGGGCGCTCTCCGgggatcgccgccggcgatg GCATCAGTGTTCACCGGTGGATGGCTCCTGGGGTCTTCCATCTCCAGCTGGCAGACGCTGAAGGTTGCGGAGCAGCAGATCGACGCCCTGGCGAGGGAGCAAGAGGAGTACCTCAACAAGTTTGAGGCCAAGTGGGTCGAGGAACTTAACAGGCTGAAGCTCGAGATGATGAATGAGCTCGAGGAGTCGGAGGAACGGCTTAACAGGGAGATTGACGTCCTCAAGATGATGGTGAGGATAGcgatggaggagaaggagatgaggatggcgatggaggaggaggctgcttCTCCAGGTCCTCTCCAGGGTGAGTCCGGGGACCTCGGTGACGTGTGA
- the LOC127772499 gene encoding protein trichome birefringence-like 40, whose product MHCLGAWLHPPCSNNSTNTFQILFFSFEFSFSFYGLVVPLQYIHCYYRVADVYIHPSEKCSSRGRAAGEVAVGAKLAMDPLKLKPPSMATRKRLAGAALGCLSLFLLSRALLFSQDDPEPVKRPDEASSISLPPDRIAIIAAAPAPSPATAAASDGSPAPAQDEVRCDLFDGSWVYDPAGYPLYDAGECPFLSDQVTCRRNGRPDSGYEHWRWQPRRCAAALRLRGGEMLEQCRDKRVVLVGDSLNRNMWESLACILYAAAPDRSRATVDDASADHKIFQALDYNCTVEFYWSPFLVDLDDQTRVLKLDRLPATTYRRLAAADVLVFNTGHWWTHTGKFRAWDHLERNGKKVEMGAEEAFNRALRTWTRWLDRNVDSHKTMVFFRSISPEHKNKNWCYNETAPMARAEEYVEAFPRGMVSIVERNVRRARTAVGYLDITRLSELRRDAHPSVFTVRGGKLLTPEQRRQPGSYADCSHWCLPGLPDTWNLLLFASWTSLRS is encoded by the exons ATGCACTGCTTGGGGGCTTGGCTTCATCCTCCATGTAGCAACAACTCAACCAACACATtccaaattttgtttttcagttttgagttttccttttctttttatggtTTAGTAGTACCACTCCAGTATATACACTGCTACTACCGAGTTGCAGATGTGTACATCCATCCCAGTGAAAAGTGCAGTAGCAGAGGCAGAGCAGCCGGTGAAGTAGCAGTTGGAGCTAAGCTAGCAATGGATCCCCTGAAGCTGAAACCACCCTCCATGGCCACCCGCaagcgcctcgccggcgccgccctcggcTGCCTCtcgctcttcctcctctcccgcgccctcctcttctcccaagACGACCCGGAGCCCGTCAAGCGACCGGACGAGGCGTCCTCAATCTCATTGCCGCCCGACCGCATTGCCATTATTGCTGCTGCACCTGCGCCGAGCCcagctactgctgctgcttccgatggctcgccggcgccggcccagGATGAAGTCCGGTGCGACCTGTTCGACGGCAGCTGGGTGTACGACCCGGCCGGCTATCCGCTCTACGACGCCGGGGAGTGCCCCTTCTTGAGCGACCAGGTCACCTGCCGGAGGAACGGCCGGCCGGACTCCGGCTACGAGCACTGGCGGTGGCAGCCCAGGcggtgcgccgccgctctcAG GCTGCGTGGTGGGGAGATGCTGGAGCAGTGCCGGGACAAGCGAGTGGTGCTCGTCGGCGACTCGCTCAACCGCAACATGTGGGAGTCGCTCGCCTGCATCCTCTACGCCGCGGCGCCCGACCGCTCACGCGCCACCGTCGACGACGCCAGCGCCGACCACAAGATCTTCCAAGCATTG GATTACAACTGCACGGTGGAGTTCTACTGGAGCCCGTTCCTGGTGGACCTCGACGACCAGACCAGGGTGCTGAAACTGGACCGCCTCCCGGCGACGACCtatcgccggctcgccgccgccgacgtgctgGTGTTCAACACGGGCCACTGGTGGACGCACACCGGCAAGTTCAGGGC GTGGGATCACCTGGAGAGGAACGGGAAGAAGGTGGAGATGGGAGCGGAGGAAGCCTTCAACCGCGCGCTCCGGACATGGACGCGGTGGCTCGATCGAAACGTGGACTCTCACAAGACCATGGTGTTCTTCCGCAGCATCTCCCCCGAGCACAAGAA CAAGAACTGGTGCTACAACGAGACGGCTCCGATGGCGAGGGCGGAGGAGTACGTGGAGGCGTTCCCGAGAGGGATGGTGTCGATCGTGGAGAGGAACGTGAGGAGAGCGAGGACGGCGGTGGGGTACCTGGACATCACCCGGCTGTCGGAGCTCCGGCGAGACGCGCACCCGTCGGTGTTCACGGTCAGGGGAGGGAAGCTGCTGACGCCGGAGCAGAGGCGGCAGCCGGGATCGTACGCCGACTGCAGCCACTGGTGCCTGCCCGGGCTGCCTGACACGTGGAACCTTCTCCTCTTTGCCTCCTGGACCTCGCTTCGATCCTGA
- the LOC127772501 gene encoding uncharacterized protein LOC127772501, whose product MAAAVHCARVVPSMTSEYGAGSSSRIKFSYYKYCAALELVLQQNRFREHNRLIHYREFILPRSSLKQEAYKHLVHDMDEHCSHHSSCLQPSTRKRDVKKLVQEHSPCQPSTLQADAYTTGLSMKEIERRRKIGAANKGKVPWTKGRKLSKEHKELIKRRTTEALRDPKVRKKMLGHRQLHRQASKDKIGAALRKIWERRMVAVKARQEVLRIWSNSIAEAAKYGDYCQDKLDWDSYDRIKSEMISMFLWNKERERIMKKLEKAEAKIVAKKLQAAERSKLQTRGIKKLQHQKLVLRKSDAQPTRVVVSTRPKLKERLTKWHDRKKELETMISSRTRKGVGLRRSTPRRKAAERRAEVDLVEELRITCKDRLPREIHHQGETQP is encoded by the exons atggcggcggccgtcCATTGTGCTAG GGTGGTGCCTTCTATGACCTCTGAGTATGGTGCTGGCTCATCTTCAAGAATCAAATTCTCATACTATAAGTACTGTGCAGCGTTGGAGTTAGTTCTACAACAAAACAGATTTCGAGAACACAACCGATTAATCCACTATCGGGAATTCATTTTGCCACGGTCATCATTGAAACAAGAAGCTTACAAACATTTGGTCCATGACATGGATGAACACTGTTCCCATCATTCCTCTTGCTTACAGCCATCGACAAGAAAGAGGGATGTGAAGAAGCTAGTGCAAGAACATTCACCTTGTCAGCCATCAACTCTACAGGCTGATGCTTATACTACTGGTTTGTCGATGAAGGAAATCGAAAGAAGACGGAAGATTGGTGCAGCGAACAAGGGAAAGGTTCCCTGGACAAAGGGGAGGAAACTAAGCAAAG AGCACAAGGAACTCATCAAGCGAAGGACTACCGAGGCTCTTAGAGATCCCAAG GTTAGGAAGAAAATGCTAGGACATCGACAATTGCATAG ACAAGCAAGCAAAGACAAAATAGGTGCTGCATTGAGAAAGATCTGGGAGAGGCGAATGGTGGCTGTCAAAGCAAGACAGGAGGTTCTTCGCATATGGTCAAATAGCATTGCAGAAGCAGCAAAATATGGTGACTACTGCCAAGATAAGCTGGATTGGGATAGCTATGACAGGATAAAGTCTGAGATGATATCAATGTTCCTATGGAATAAAGAGAGGGAAAGAATAATGAAGAAGCTTGAAAAGGCAGAGGCTAAAATTGTAGCCAAGAAGCTTCAGGCAGCAGAGAGAAGTAAACTACAAACTAGAGGGATAAAGAAGCTGCAACATCAGAAGTTGGTTCTGCGAAAATCAGATGCTCAGCCGACACGAGTGGTAGTATCTACAAGACCAAAACTCAAGGAGAGATTAACCAAG TGGCATGATCGAAAAAAGGAACTTGAGACCATGATAAGTTCAAGGACAAGGAAAGGAGTTGGATTGCGAAGATCAACGCCGAGGCGAAAGGCAGCAGAAAGGCGAGCAGAagtggatttggtggaggagcTGCGCATAACTTGCAAAGACAGGCTTCCTCGCGAAATCCACCACCAAGGCGAAACACAGCCCTGA
- the LOC127772596 gene encoding uncharacterized protein LOC127772596, which yields MKSKENGSIQKAGKVDHSQRGRPNWVLVAGGVLLSTLSVRLGCKLKQMFDAKKQNSMPKVKRRPGACDLHSNLYRFNDQTSCYCCMSAVADGVEIRQAPGSPLPKSTDLSPLLLVEIPGPESSKENSGVMWTSSPDQLEDPRKPFQYSNSSGSPCFSESGSDIYNKREIIQKLRQQLKRRDEMIVEMQAQIVDLKNSLVVQVTQTTNLQSQLDAASRELFESEREIQHLRKIIADHCVAEALSHDKPLQAGHWQSDATNGHANGYADSSVDDPELHYIGIEKRKGEVEKVEMLKREVCDLKEVIEGKDFLIQSYKEQKLELCGKIRELQEKLSAQVPNIL from the exons ATGAAGTCTAAGGAAAATGGGAGCATTCAGAAGGCAGGAAAAGTTGATCACTCCCAAAGAGGCAGACCAAACTGGGTTCTTGTTGCAGGAGGAGTTTTACTTAGCACACTGTCAGTCAGACTTGGGTGCAAATTAAAGCAAATGTTCGATGCAAAGAAGCAAAACAGTATGCCCAAAG TAAAAAGAAGGCCTGGGGCATGTGATCTGCACTCGAATCTCTACCGGTTTAATGACCAAACAAGCTGCTACTGTTGTATGTCAG CGGTTGCAGATGGAGTGGAAATCAGGCAAGCTCCTGGGAGTCCTCTACCAAAATCAACTgacctctcccctcttcttcttgtGGAGATACCAGGGCCAGAATCAAGCAAAGAGAACAGTGGTGTCATGTGGACATCATCACCTGACCAGCTCGAAGATCCTCGTAAACCATTTCAGTACTCGAACAGTTCTGGCTCTCCCTGTTTTTCAGAATCAGGTTCTGACATCTATAACAAGAGAGAGATTATACAGAAGCTGAGGCAGCAGCTGAAGAGACGTGATGAGATGATCGTGGAGATGCAAGCTCAGATTGTTGATCTTAAGAACTCTCTTGTTGTCCAGGTGACGCAGACCACCAATTTGCAGTCTCAGTTGGATGCTGCTAGCCGAGAGCTTTTTGAATCTGAGAGAGAGATTCAGCATCTAAGGAAGATCATTGCAGACCATTGTGTTGCGGAAGCACTCTCTCATGATAAGCCTTTGCAAGCTGGACATTGGCAATCAGATGCTACCAATGGGCATGCTAATGGCTATGCTGATAGCAGTGTTGATGACCCTGAGCTGCATTATATTGGTATtgagaaaaggaagggagaggtAGAGAAGGTGGAAATGCTCAAGCGGGAGGTTTGTGATCTGAAGGAAGTTATTGAAGGAAAGGATTTCCTGATTCAGAGCTACAAGGAGCAGAAGCTAGAGCTCTGTGGGAAGATCAGAGAATTGCAAGAAAAGCTCTCTGCACAAGTTCCCAACATCTTGTAG
- the LOC127774087 gene encoding TPR repeat-containing thioredoxin TTL1-like, whose protein sequence is MSGADRLSIRAAALALDDAAAGRDKPDTKRDVFADLGSPVSPLRLRPGGAAATPSSSSSSAGSAKSPALCNAGAGVGRGGGGGRGSHSGELVAEGNPPRPPGHRRSGSGPLIFSGGSSSAGSGGGGGGCGGGSTASSPLTNALPTGNICPSGRVASAAPAPPRRARPDVLGSGTGHYGHGSIMRGGGGMAPPRSSIDASPYHGSYSRSPAPQGSSGGLQEVTRAGNEWYKKGHYGEALRHYDQAVALCPDSAACHSNRAAALIGLGRLAEALRECEEAIRRDPASGRAHSRLAALCLRFGMVERAREHFMLAGQVNQSDPAEFQRLQEVERHLGRCMDARKTGDWKSALREADAAIANGADSSQLLLALRSEALLRLNKLEEADSTITSLSKLDIASLSSMSTKLSGMVADSYVHVVEAQVNMAFGRFDIAVTMAEKARVIDPGNTEVGRITNNIRLVAQARGQGNELFKAGKFAEASLAYGEGLKYEPSNPVLYCNRAACWSKLGRWMKAVEDCNEALKVHPGYTKALLRRAASYAKLERWADCVRDYEVLRKELPNDTEVAEALFHAQVALKTARGEEVANMKFGGEVETITSIEQLRDAIHSPGVSVVYFMATMNQQCQQITPSVDSLCSECPSVNFLKVNVDESPMVARVENVRIVPSFKIYKDGARMKEMICPSLHILRYSVKHYAVSSS, encoded by the exons ATGTCGGGAGCTGACCGGCTAAGCATCCGCGCCGCGGCGCTGGCGCTCGACGATGCTGCCGCCGGGAGGGACAAGCCGGACACCAAGCGTGACGTCTTCGCGGATCTTGGCTCGCCGGTGTCGCCGCTGCGGCTGCGGcctggcggcgccgcggccacgccgtcgtcgtcctcctcgtccgCTGGCTCGGCCAAGTCGCCCGCGCTGTGCAATGCTGGGGCGGGGGTGggtaggggaggaggaggaggccgggggAGCCACTCGGGCGAGCTGGTGGCGGAGGGGaacccgccgcggccgccaggGCACCGCCGCTCCGGATCTGGGCCTCTGATATTCTCCGGCGGGAGCAGCAGCGccgggagcggaggaggaggaggaggctgcggcggcgggagcacggcgagctcgccgcTGACCAATGCGCTGCCTACCGGTAACATCTGCCCGTCCGGCCGCGTCGCGAGCGCGGCGCCTGCGCCGCCCCGACGCGCCCGTCCCGACGTGCTTGGATCCGGCACGGGGCACTATGGCCACGGCAGCATCatgagaggcggcggcggcatggctcCCCCTAGAAGCAGCATTGACGCCAGTCCGTACCACGGCAGCTACtcgaggtcgccggcgccgcaggGCAGCAGCGGGGGTCTCCAGGAGGTGACCAGGGCCGGGAACGAGTGGTACAAGAAGGGCCATTACGGCGAGGCGCTGCGGCACTACGACCAGGCGGTGGCGCTGTGCCCGGACAGCGCCGCGTGCCACAgcaaccgcgccgccgcgctcatcGGCCTCGGCCGCCTCGCCGAAGCGCTCCGCGAGTGCGAGGAGGCCATCCGCCGTGACCCGGCGAGCGGCCGCGCGCacagccgcctcgccgcgctctgCCTCCG GTTTGGAATGGTTGAGAGGGCAAGGGAGCACTTCATGTTAGCTGGGCAAGTAAATCAGTCAGACCCAGCTGAGTTTCAGAGGCTCCAAGAGGTGGAAAGACATCTGGGGCGATGCATGGATGCGAGGAAAACTGGAGACTGGAAGAGTGCGCTAAGGGAAGCAGATGCTGCCATTGCCAATGGAGCGGATTCCTCTCAGTTG CTTCTTGCCTTACGGTCTGAAGCACTTCTCCGTCTCAACAAACTAGAGGAGGCCGATTCGACTATTACAAGCTTGTCAAAACTGGACATTGCATCGCTATCTTCAATGTCAACTAAACTATCGGGCATGGTTGCTGATTCATATGTTCATGTTGTCGAAGCCCAGGTCAACATGGCTTTTGGAAG GTTTGACATAGCTGTTACCATGGCTGAGAAGGCTAGGGTTATTGATCCTGGAAATACAGAAGTTGGAAGGATTACAAACAACATAAGATTAGTTGCACAAGCTCGAGGACAGGGAAATGAGCTTTTTAAGGCAGGCAAGTTTGCTGAGGCATCCTTAGCTTATGGTGAAGGGCTCAAATATGAGCCCTCAAATCCAGTACTGTACTGCAATCGAGCAGCTTGTTGGTCAAAGTTAGGTCGGTGGATGAAAGCTGTTGAAGATTGCAATGAGGCCCTCAAAGTCCATCCTGGTTACACGAAGGCTCTCTTAAGACGTGCAGCATCCTATGCAAAG CTTGAGCGCTGGGCCGATTGTGTGCGGGACTATGAGGTGCTACGCAAGGAGCTTCCTAACGACACGGAGGTTGCAGAAGCATTGTTCCATGCGCAAGTTGCACTGAAGACAGCACGTGGGGAGGAGGTAGCAAATATGAAGTTTGGAGGAGAGGTTGAGACAATTACCAGCATAGAGCAACTCCGAGATGCTATACATTCACCTG GAGTATCTGTTGTTTACTTCATGGCAACGATGAATCAGCAGTGTCAACAGATAACCCCATCCGTGGACTCTCTTTGCTCCGAGTGCCCTTCAGTGAATTTTCTGAAG GTAAATGTTGATGAGAGTCCTATGGTAGCAAGAGTGGAGAATGTGCGCATAGTCCCGAGCTTCAAGATATACAAGGACGGTGCAAGAATGAAGGAGATGATCTGCCCCAGCTTACACATCTTGCGCTATTCAGTCAAGCATTATGCTGTCTCCAGTTCTTGA